A portion of the Mytilus galloprovincialis chromosome 12, xbMytGall1.hap1.1, whole genome shotgun sequence genome contains these proteins:
- the LOC143055666 gene encoding perlucin-like protein, producing the protein MIYIWYLIAVLGCVRSECPLGWLHFEEACYLFSSEHLNWFTAQSSCRAHNARLAEVETKVLADYLISVAKLLNKNVNYWLGGRDDSTDGTWTWSSSDRVFTYTAWGPGEPNGHANENCLDMHHVHQWKWNDEVCTSIRPYVCEKKYPGSDEIIG; encoded by the exons ATGATCTATATTTGGTACCTTATTGCAGTTTTAG GCTGTGTACGATCTGAGTGTCCTTTAGGATGGCTACATTTCGAAGAAGCGTGTTACCTCTTCAGTTCAGAACATTTGAATTGGTTCACTGCACAg AGTTCTTGTCGAGCGCATAATGCGAGACTTGCTGAAGTTGAAACAAAAGTCTTAGCAGATTATCTAATCTCTGTGGCAAAACTGTTGAATAAAA ATGTCAATTACTGGCTTGGCGGGCGGGATGATTCTACTGATGGGACATGGACATGGTCGTCATCAGATAGAGTGTTTACTTATACAGCATGGGGACCAGGCGAACCAAACGGTCATGCCAATGAAAACTGCCTTGATATGCATCATGTACACCAATGGAAATGGAACGACGAAGTTTGTACCAGTATCCGTCCTTATGTTTGTGAAAAAAA ATATCCAGGCTCAGACGAAATCATTGGTTAG